A window from Triticum aestivum cultivar Chinese Spring chromosome 6D, IWGSC CS RefSeq v2.1, whole genome shotgun sequence encodes these proteins:
- the LOC123144639 gene encoding probable protein phosphatase 2C member 13, mitochondrial, with the protein MVCIGRLRALVLRAAAGAGAGRRRWARVLCGRAVDVCVTPRPRGHGWRGFRAVAGARTKMMLDSSDSDSGAPAGQLQLQRRAVAAGTQPQDGGYASAGWQREDGKLKCGYSSFRGKRATMEDFYDVKLTEIDGHAVSLFGVFDGHGGSRAAEYLKEHLFENLMKHPKFLTDTKLAISETYQKTDADFLESESSAFRDDGSTASTAVLVGGHLYVANVGDSRAVISKAGKARALSVDHKPNRSDERKRIENAGGVVIWAGTWRVGGVLAMSRAFGNRLLKPFVVAEPEIQEELINGELESLVLASDGLWDAVENEEAVSLAKTEDVPESAARKLTEIAYSRGSADNITCIVVQFHHDKITG; encoded by the exons ATGGTATGCATCGGTAGGCTGAGGGCGCTGGTGCTTcgtgcggcggcgggcgcgggcgcgggcaggCGCCGGTGGGCCAGGGTCCTGTGCGGTCGGGCGGTCGATGTGTGCGTGACACCCCGTCCGCGCGGGCACGGTTGGCGTGGATTCCGGGCGGTGGCTGGCGCCAGGACGAAGATGATGCTCGATTCCTCCGACTCTGACTCCGGCGCTCCGGCGGGGCAGCTGCAGCTGCAGCGCCGCGCGGTTGCTGCTGGGACCCAGCCGCAGGATGGAGGGTACGCCAGTGCGGGGTGGCAGAG GGAAGATGGTAAACTGAAATGTGGGTATTCAAGTTTTAGAGGGAAAAGGGCTACAATGGAGGATTTCTATGATGTAAAACTAACTGAAATTGATGGACACGCTGTTAGCCTATTTGGTGTATTCGATG GTCATGGGGGGTCACGTGCTGCTGAGTATTTGAAGGAGCATTTGTTCGAGAACCTTATGAAACACCCCAAGTTCTTGACTGATACAAAGCTTGCTATAA GTGAAACATATCAGAAGACAGATGCAGATTTCTTAGAATCAGAATCAAGTGCTTTCAGGGATGATGGTTCCACAGCTTCGACTGCGGTTTTAGTGGGTGGCCATCTATATGTAGCAAATGTTGGTGACTCCCGTGCTGTTATTTCAAAAGCCGGGAAAG CTAGGGCACTCTCAGTAGATCACAAACCTAACAGGTCTGATGAACGCAAGAGAATTGAAAATGCTGGAGGTGTTGTCATCTGGGCTG GTACTTGGAGGGTAGGTGGCGTACTGGCAATGTCCCGTGCGTTTGGTAATCGTCTACTGAAGCCATTTGTGGTGGCAGAACCTGAAATTCAG GAAGAATTGATTAATGGAGAATTGGAGAGCCTGGTTCTTGCCAGTGATGGGCTTTGGGATGCCGTAGAAAATGAG GAAGCTGTGTCCCTTGCAAAAACAGAAGATGTGCCAGAGTCTGCGGCCAGGAAACTGACGGAGATTGCCTACTCTCGTGGCAGCGCTGACAATATTACATGCATCGTGGTGCAATTCCACCATGATAAAATTACAGGATGA